One region of Natronorubrum aibiense genomic DNA includes:
- a CDS encoding non-histone chromosomal MC1 family protein: MVREDGKRNFALRESGGDESSVFSGNTPRQAALKAARRLEPGSSEDDAERVELRLREKGTDKVHIYDGWAWEETAPDDKPDWMPSEITEANVSKKGIEHLDE; this comes from the coding sequence ATGGTACGCGAAGATGGTAAACGAAACTTTGCACTGCGCGAGTCGGGCGGCGACGAGTCGAGCGTCTTCTCAGGAAACACGCCCCGTCAGGCTGCCCTGAAAGCGGCTCGACGACTCGAGCCGGGCTCGAGTGAGGACGACGCAGAGCGCGTCGAACTCAGACTGCGAGAGAAAGGGACGGACAAAGTACACATCTACGACGGCTGGGCGTGGGAAGAGACGGCACCCGACGACAAGCCTGACTGGATGCCAAGCGAGATCACAGAAGCCAACGTCTCGAAGAAAGGAATCGAACACTTAGACGAGTGA
- a CDS encoding MutS-related protein, translating to MDLESIPGVGEKTARALAALDDPERALRTGDVATIASAPGISQGRAARIARGAIRLEHDDPGGFLATDRAREVYRDVLALLKSRTVTDYAAQRLETIYPSPRRSRIEEVQAFARTALERECDEAVLAALEGVEPLAQPGDVRVRERCLATTDAERYSRAREAIPELSVEIVEDTQGLAELARGYSTVIALDESFAGVTIDGDVQVRPDALETPAEVVPERPLAFFARNRDRLRAAVEVHRTAELEAACDLEALEDGLSRLDEDGTVAGDAELDRLTTAVDDLDVAANAAESVANDRLREAIREQDVTIEGSDLLSLVERGAGVDSLLSRELADEYAVAVDAAREHLIDALDLDQGEAELARRAFSDEPTFPVERDEDVVSRLREDLTATKERRAGRLKRELAADLADQREGARQLVRDALELDVELAIARFAREFECTMPEFADTAESSVGFAIEGGQSPLLDEPLEAIDPVDYEVSGVALLSGVNSGGKTSTLDLVASVVVLAHMGLPVPADRVRLRRFDDLHYHAKTQGTLDAGAFESTVREFADLAQGGEGSLVLVDELESITEPGASAKIIAGILEALSENGATGVFVSHLAGEIREMADYDVTIDGIEAVGLVDGELEVNRSPVKDHLARSTPELIVEKLADEAREPATNGGMSDGDSGPLFYDRLLEKFD from the coding sequence ATGGATCTTGAGTCGATTCCGGGCGTCGGTGAGAAGACGGCCCGAGCGCTGGCGGCGCTCGACGACCCCGAACGCGCCCTCCGGACAGGTGACGTCGCGACGATCGCGAGCGCACCGGGAATCAGTCAGGGCCGAGCGGCCCGCATCGCACGCGGTGCGATCCGGCTGGAACACGACGACCCCGGCGGCTTTCTCGCGACCGACCGTGCTCGGGAGGTCTACCGAGACGTCCTCGCCCTGCTCAAATCGCGGACGGTCACCGACTACGCCGCCCAGCGCCTCGAGACGATCTACCCGAGTCCGCGCCGCTCGCGGATCGAGGAGGTACAGGCGTTCGCTCGCACCGCCCTCGAGCGCGAGTGTGACGAGGCCGTGCTCGCGGCCCTCGAGGGCGTCGAACCACTCGCACAGCCCGGCGATGTTCGGGTCCGCGAGCGCTGTCTGGCGACGACCGACGCCGAACGCTACAGCAGGGCTCGGGAGGCGATCCCCGAACTCTCCGTCGAGATCGTCGAGGATACACAGGGGCTGGCCGAACTCGCCCGCGGCTACTCGACGGTGATCGCGCTCGACGAATCGTTCGCTGGCGTCACAATCGACGGCGACGTGCAGGTTCGCCCCGACGCGCTCGAGACGCCCGCCGAGGTCGTTCCGGAGCGGCCACTCGCCTTTTTCGCCCGTAATCGGGATCGGCTCCGGGCCGCAGTCGAGGTCCACCGAACCGCCGAGCTCGAGGCCGCCTGCGATCTCGAGGCGCTCGAGGACGGCCTCTCGCGGCTCGACGAGGACGGCACCGTCGCGGGCGACGCGGAACTCGATCGGCTGACGACGGCGGTCGACGATCTCGACGTAGCAGCGAACGCGGCCGAGAGCGTCGCCAACGACCGGCTTCGGGAGGCGATCCGCGAGCAGGACGTCACGATCGAGGGCTCGGACCTGCTCTCGCTGGTCGAACGCGGTGCCGGCGTCGACTCGCTGCTCTCGCGGGAACTGGCCGACGAGTACGCGGTGGCCGTCGATGCGGCCCGCGAGCACCTGATCGACGCGCTCGATCTCGATCAGGGGGAAGCCGAACTCGCACGCCGGGCGTTCAGCGACGAGCCGACGTTTCCAGTCGAGCGCGACGAAGACGTCGTCTCGCGGCTGCGCGAGGACCTCACGGCGACCAAAGAGCGCCGCGCGGGCCGACTCAAGCGCGAACTCGCGGCCGACCTCGCCGACCAGCGCGAAGGGGCTCGCCAACTCGTCCGTGACGCCCTCGAACTCGACGTCGAACTCGCGATCGCTCGCTTCGCCCGCGAGTTCGAGTGTACGATGCCCGAATTCGCCGACACAGCCGAGAGCTCGGTTGGCTTCGCCATCGAGGGCGGCCAGTCGCCGCTGCTCGACGAACCGCTCGAGGCCATCGACCCCGTCGATTACGAGGTTTCGGGCGTCGCCCTCCTCTCGGGCGTCAACAGCGGCGGGAAGACGTCGACGCTTGATCTGGTCGCCAGCGTGGTCGTGCTGGCGCACATGGGGCTGCCCGTTCCCGCCGATCGAGTTCGTCTGCGGCGATTCGACGATCTGCACTACCACGCCAAAACGCAGGGAACGCTCGACGCGGGCGCGTTCGAGTCCACCGTTCGGGAGTTCGCCGACCTCGCGCAGGGCGGCGAGGGATCGCTCGTATTGGTCGACGAACTCGAGAGCATCACCGAACCCGGTGCGTCGGCGAAGATCATCGCCGGCATTCTGGAGGCGCTTTCCGAAAACGGTGCGACGGGCGTGTTCGTCTCCCATCTGGCGGGCGAGATCCGGGAGATGGCCGACTACGACGTCACTATCGACGGGATCGAAGCGGTCGGCCTCGTCGACGGCGAACTCGAGGTGAACCGTTCGCCGGTCAAAGACCACCTGGCGCGGTCGACGCCGGAGCTGATCGTCGAGAAACTGGCCGACGAGGCACGGGAACCGGCGACGAACGGGGGGATGTCGGATGGTGATTCAGGGCCGCTCTTTTACGACCGACTGCTCGAGAAGTTCGATTGA
- a CDS encoding DUF1059 domain-containing protein yields MPYQFSCSTESCQFMIRSSSADEVRRLVRAHVRMTHGGRIDHADLERGMERVKLA; encoded by the coding sequence ATGCCATACCAATTTTCGTGTTCGACCGAAAGCTGTCAGTTCATGATTCGCTCGAGTAGCGCCGACGAAGTGAGACGGCTGGTGCGAGCGCACGTACGGATGACCCACGGCGGTCGGATCGATCACGCGGATCTCGAGCGGGGCATGGAGCGGGTCAAGTTGGCCTGA
- a CDS encoding ORC1-type DNA replication protein — protein MADDPEEGMLSWDESVFKNEHVFEIDYVPETFKHREGQTQSLTYALRPAVRGSRPLNVVVRGPPGTGKTTAIQKLFDEVGAQTSDVRTIRVNCQVNATRYSVFSRLFEGTFDYEPPSSGISFKKLFGQIAEKLVEEDRVLVVALDDVNYLFYENEASDTLYSLLRAHEEYPGAKIGVIVVSSDPALDVIDELDSRVQSVFRPEDVYFPIYDQPEIVDILAERVQRGFHDGVVSRAILEDVAERTAESGDLRVGIDLLRRAGLNAEMRASRTVELQDVEDAYETSKYINLTHSLSGLTDTEAALLEVIAHNDGEQAGDVYEAFHDQTELGYTRYSEIVNKLDQLGLIDADYTEVDGRGRSRSLSLSYEKDAVLDRLE, from the coding sequence ATGGCAGACGACCCCGAGGAGGGGATGTTGTCGTGGGACGAATCCGTGTTTAAAAACGAGCACGTCTTCGAAATCGACTACGTTCCCGAGACGTTCAAGCACCGCGAGGGCCAGACGCAGAGCCTGACGTACGCGCTGCGTCCGGCGGTGCGCGGGTCGCGGCCGCTCAACGTCGTCGTCCGTGGACCGCCCGGCACCGGCAAGACGACGGCGATCCAGAAACTGTTCGACGAGGTCGGCGCTCAGACCAGTGACGTCCGGACGATCCGCGTCAACTGTCAGGTCAACGCCACGCGCTACTCGGTATTCTCGAGACTGTTCGAGGGGACCTTCGACTACGAACCGCCGTCCTCGGGTATCTCGTTTAAGAAACTGTTCGGCCAGATCGCCGAGAAACTCGTCGAGGAAGATCGCGTGCTCGTCGTCGCACTCGACGACGTCAACTACCTCTTCTACGAGAACGAGGCCTCCGATACGCTCTACTCACTGTTGCGCGCCCACGAGGAGTATCCGGGGGCCAAAATCGGCGTCATCGTCGTCTCCTCCGATCCCGCGTTAGACGTCATCGACGAACTCGACTCCCGCGTCCAGAGCGTCTTCCGGCCCGAAGACGTCTACTTCCCGATCTACGACCAGCCCGAGATCGTCGATATCCTCGCAGAGCGCGTACAGCGTGGGTTCCACGACGGCGTCGTCTCGCGGGCAATTCTCGAGGACGTCGCCGAACGCACCGCCGAGAGCGGCGATCTCCGGGTCGGTATCGACCTGCTGCGCCGGGCCGGCCTCAACGCCGAGATGCGAGCCAGCCGCACCGTCGAACTGCAGGACGTCGAGGACGCCTACGAGACGTCGAAGTACATCAACCTCACCCACAGCCTCTCGGGGCTGACCGACACCGAGGCGGCGCTGCTCGAGGTGATCGCCCACAACGACGGCGAGCAGGCCGGCGACGTTTACGAGGCGTTTCACGACCAAACGGAGCTGGGGTACACCCGCTACTCCGAGATCGTCAACAAACTCGACCAGCTGGGGCTGATCGACGCCGACTACACGGAGGTCGACGGCCGCGGTCGCTCGCGGTCGCTCTCGCTGTCCTACGAGAAAGACGCGGTGTTAGACCGCCTCGAGTGA
- a CDS encoding DUF7553 family protein, producing MTEQLKQAHDDLEAAAKSAADNDVRSDLREAADAFDDYLNSEQDPDYAVLDAHLNTLRQARERASGDTKARLENALETTESYRTDLEQA from the coding sequence ATGACGGAGCAACTCAAGCAAGCCCACGACGACCTCGAAGCGGCAGCAAAATCGGCCGCCGACAACGATGTCCGTTCGGACCTTCGCGAGGCGGCGGACGCGTTCGACGACTATCTCAACAGCGAACAGGATCCCGACTACGCGGTCCTCGACGCCCACCTCAACACGCTCCGACAGGCTCGCGAACGCGCCAGTGGCGACACGAAGGCCCGACTCGAGAACGCCCTCGAGACGACCGAGTCGTATCGCACGGACCTCGAGCAGGCGTGA
- a CDS encoding DUF4397 domain-containing protein: MGAAGGLAAASGTVFATGEYADDKRSKKKEKEMTDGDDAPAIPNAAVRVAHFSPDAPNVDVYVSGNQILSNVGYGDVSPYLEVDPGTYRVTITAAGDPETVAFDDDVTVGSAFYTVAAIGELGAGTFRPEVLVDAGSALVRLFHASPDAPAVDVYADDAPLFEDVEFGESTDYVAVPAGSYTLSVRPAGDPETTVAAFDVDLELDTAYTANAIGYLEPPAETEGREFTAEITVDGVLGDDA; this comes from the coding sequence ATGGGCGCTGCCGGTGGACTCGCTGCCGCGAGCGGAACCGTTTTCGCAACCGGAGAGTACGCGGACGACAAACGATCGAAAAAGAAGGAGAAAGAAATGACAGACGGCGACGACGCTCCCGCCATTCCAAACGCGGCGGTTCGCGTCGCACACTTCTCGCCGGACGCGCCGAACGTGGACGTCTACGTGAGCGGGAACCAGATCCTGTCGAACGTCGGCTACGGCGACGTCTCGCCGTATCTCGAGGTCGACCCGGGAACGTACAGAGTCACGATCACGGCGGCCGGCGATCCGGAGACGGTCGCGTTCGACGATGACGTGACGGTCGGCTCTGCGTTCTACACCGTCGCCGCGATCGGCGAACTCGGGGCCGGCACGTTCCGACCCGAAGTGCTCGTCGACGCCGGCTCGGCGCTCGTCCGGCTGTTCCACGCGTCACCGGACGCCCCAGCCGTCGACGTCTACGCCGACGACGCGCCCCTGTTCGAAGACGTCGAATTTGGCGAGTCGACGGACTACGTCGCTGTTCCGGCCGGCAGCTACACCCTGTCGGTTCGACCGGCGGGCGATCCGGAGACGACCGTCGCCGCGTTCGACGTCGATCTCGAGTTGGACACGGCCTACACCGCAAACGCCATCGGCTACCTCGAGCCGCCAGCGGAGACGGAAGGCCGCGAGTTCACGGCTGAAATTACGGTCGACGGCGTGCTCGGCGACGACGCGTAA
- the uvrB gene encoding excinuclease ABC subunit UvrB, with product MSDTRGPLQPDRPDVDRPFEVDAPFEPAGDQPEAIEQLADGFRSGMDKQTLLGVTGSGKTNTVSWTIEEIQKPTLVIAHNKTLAAQLYEEFRNLFPDNAVEYFVSYYDYYQPEAYVEQTDTYIDKDASINDEIDRLRHSATRSLLTREDVIVVASVSAIYGLGDPRNYIDMSLRLEVGESVGRDELLARLVDLNYERNDVDFTQGTFRVRGDTIEIYPMYGRYAVRVELWGDEIDRMVKVDPLEGKTQGEQQAVLIHPAEHYSIPEAKLERAMDEIRDDLESRISYFERQGDMIAAQRIDERTTFDLEMMAETGYCSGIENYSVYLSDRESGEAPYTLLDYFPDDFLTVVDESHVTLPQIRGQYAGDKSRKDSLVENGFRLPTAYDNRPLTFEEFEEKTDQTLYISATPSDHEREESEQIVEQIVRPTHLVDPQIEVTDATGQVDDLMDRIDERIDRDERTLVTTLTKRMAEDLTEYLEEAGIDVAYMHDETDTLERHEIIRSLRLGEIDVLVGINLLREGLDIPEVSLVAILDADQEGFLRSETTLVQTMGRAARNVNGEVVLYADEPSNAMESAIEETQRRREIQQAYNEDHGLEPTTIEKEVGETNLPGSKTDTSSVSGTDIADDDEAARYIADLETQMQEAASNLEFELAADIRDRIREVREEFDLEGDDDEGIAPPTEEF from the coding sequence ATGAGCGACACGCGAGGCCCCCTCCAGCCGGACCGTCCCGACGTCGATCGCCCCTTCGAGGTCGACGCGCCCTTCGAGCCCGCAGGCGACCAGCCGGAGGCGATCGAACAGTTGGCCGATGGCTTCCGGTCGGGGATGGACAAACAGACCCTGCTCGGCGTGACCGGCTCGGGGAAGACCAACACCGTCTCGTGGACGATCGAGGAGATCCAGAAGCCGACCCTCGTCATCGCCCACAACAAGACGCTGGCGGCTCAGCTGTACGAGGAGTTCCGGAACCTGTTTCCGGACAACGCCGTCGAGTACTTCGTCTCCTACTACGACTACTATCAGCCCGAGGCCTACGTCGAACAAACCGACACCTACATCGACAAGGACGCCTCGATCAACGACGAAATCGACCGCCTGCGCCACTCCGCGACGCGCTCACTGTTGACCCGCGAGGACGTTATCGTCGTCGCTTCGGTGTCGGCGATCTACGGCCTTGGCGACCCGCGCAACTACATCGACATGTCGCTGCGACTCGAGGTCGGCGAGTCGGTCGGCCGCGACGAACTGCTCGCGCGACTGGTCGACCTCAACTACGAGCGCAACGACGTCGACTTCACGCAGGGGACATTCCGCGTGCGCGGCGACACCATCGAGATCTATCCGATGTACGGCCGCTACGCCGTCCGCGTCGAACTCTGGGGCGACGAGATCGATCGGATGGTCAAAGTCGACCCGCTCGAGGGGAAAACTCAGGGCGAGCAACAGGCCGTCCTGATCCACCCCGCAGAGCACTACTCGATTCCCGAAGCGAAACTCGAGCGCGCGATGGACGAGATTCGCGACGACCTCGAGTCGCGAATTTCGTACTTCGAACGGCAGGGCGACATGATCGCCGCCCAGCGCATCGACGAGCGAACGACGTTCGACTTGGAGATGATGGCCGAGACGGGTTACTGTTCGGGCATCGAAAACTACTCCGTCTACCTCTCGGATCGAGAGTCGGGCGAGGCCCCCTACACGCTGCTTGATTACTTCCCCGACGACTTCCTGACCGTCGTCGACGAGTCCCACGTAACCCTTCCCCAGATCCGGGGCCAGTACGCCGGCGACAAGTCCCGCAAGGATTCGCTGGTCGAGAACGGGTTTCGACTCCCCACCGCCTACGACAACCGCCCGCTCACATTCGAAGAGTTCGAGGAGAAAACTGATCAAACGCTGTACATTAGCGCGACGCCGAGCGACCACGAGCGCGAAGAAAGCGAGCAGATCGTCGAACAGATCGTTCGACCGACCCATCTCGTCGACCCACAGATCGAGGTCACAGACGCCACCGGGCAGGTCGACGACCTCATGGACCGCATCGACGAGCGCATCGACCGCGACGAGCGCACGCTGGTGACGACGCTGACCAAACGGATGGCCGAGGACCTGACCGAGTACTTGGAGGAAGCCGGCATCGACGTCGCGTACATGCACGACGAGACGGACACCTTAGAGCGCCACGAGATCATCCGCTCGCTTCGACTGGGCGAGATCGACGTCCTCGTCGGCATCAACCTGCTGCGGGAGGGGCTGGACATTCCCGAAGTCTCGCTCGTGGCGATCCTCGACGCCGACCAGGAAGGGTTCCTGCGCAGCGAAACGACGCTCGTCCAGACGATGGGACGCGCAGCCCGAAACGTCAACGGCGAGGTCGTGCTCTACGCCGACGAACCCTCGAACGCGATGGAGTCGGCGATCGAAGAGACCCAGCGCCGTCGCGAGATTCAACAGGCATACAACGAGGACCACGGCCTCGAGCCGACGACGATCGAGAAAGAAGTGGGCGAAACCAACCTCCCCGGAAGCAAGACCGACACCTCGAGCGTCTCCGGGACGGACATTGCGGACGACGACGAGGCCGCCCGATACATCGCCGACCTCGAGACGCAGATGCAGGAGGCGGCGAGCAACCTCGAGTTCGAATTGGCGGCGGACATCCGGGATCGGATCCGAGAGGTGCGTGAGGAGTTCGACCTCGAGGGCGACGATGACGAGGGAATCGCGCCGCCAACCGAGGAGTTCTGA
- a CDS encoding GNAT family N-acetyltransferase — translation MDIRPANADDFEAIKAVARETWHDTYDELEADMIDRTVDNWYTGDSMPLEAPGTVVLVVEADDEVVGFTHAVAQGETADILRMYVDPDFQGEGVGSDLHERLIEQLEAYDVDRIRSFDFAFNDASRRFYEGLGFEQTDSGEVEIDGEYYDEAVYTLEL, via the coding sequence ATGGACATTCGACCGGCGAACGCCGACGATTTCGAGGCAATCAAAGCCGTCGCCCGCGAGACCTGGCACGACACCTACGACGAACTCGAGGCCGACATGATCGATCGCACGGTCGACAACTGGTACACTGGCGACTCGATGCCGCTCGAGGCACCCGGCACGGTCGTTCTCGTCGTCGAGGCCGACGACGAGGTCGTCGGCTTTACCCACGCCGTCGCGCAGGGTGAGACGGCCGACATCCTCCGGATGTACGTCGATCCGGATTTTCAGGGTGAGGGGGTCGGCAGCGACCTCCACGAACGCCTGATCGAGCAACTCGAGGCCTACGACGTCGACCGAATTCGATCGTTCGACTTCGCGTTCAACGACGCCAGTCGGCGTTTCTACGAGGGGCTGGGCTTCGAGCAGACCGACTCCGGCGAGGTCGAAATCGACGGCGAGTACTACGACGAGGCGGTCTACACGCTCGAACTGTGA
- a CDS encoding SUI1 family translation initiation factor produces the protein MPNDDELEDLLEELDSQGDLETAEQRLSIRMERRRYDKPVTIVEGFDLPQSELKSTASELKQALGTGGTIDDNRIELQGDHRDRVPDLLRDRGFDVQE, from the coding sequence ATGCCAAACGACGACGAACTCGAGGACCTCCTCGAGGAACTCGACAGCCAGGGCGATCTCGAAACGGCCGAGCAGCGCCTGTCAATTCGGATGGAGCGGCGTCGGTACGACAAGCCGGTGACGATCGTCGAAGGGTTCGACCTTCCCCAATCGGAGCTCAAATCGACGGCGTCGGAACTGAAGCAGGCGCTCGGGACGGGCGGGACGATCGACGACAACCGGATCGAACTGCAGGGCGACCACCGCGATCGCGTCCCCGACTTACTTCGCGACCGTGGCTTCGACGTCCAGGAGTAA
- a CDS encoding excinuclease ABC subunit C, whose product MNADGVRKRAGALPREPGVYQFRADGTTLYVGKAVDLRSRVRSYADPRSARIGRMVDRADEIEIAVTDTETQALLLEANLIKRHQPRYNVRLKDDKSYPMVQLTAHEAPRIEITRDPAESATVFGPYTNKGQVETVVKALRETYGIRGCSDHKYAGRDRPCLDYEMGLCTAPCTREIDLESYAEDVTAVKRFLEGETGVLADPLRREMETAAQNQQFERAANLRDRLETVEAFHGAGGEAIQSVGDERTVDILGVAIEGDDATVARLRAERGKLVDRDRHTLEAPGADPSHAAPDADTATGTDTDTNADGGTPTVLAAFVVQYYAERDLPDALLLPERHGDSEVTAWLEAEGVSVRVPGAGREAKLVELALKNARRNVGGRDECAMLADALELESARRIEGFDVSHAQGTAAVGSNVTFVEGSAEKADYRRKKLTDQNDDYDNMRALLEWRARRAVEERDDRPDPDLLLIDGGEGQLEAARDALAEVGWDVPAVALAKAEERVITPDRQFSWPSDAPHLHLLQRVRDEAHRFAVQYHQTIRDEVSTVLDDVPGVGPETRKRLLGRFGSVENVREASLEDLQSVSGVGERTAETIKSRL is encoded by the coding sequence ATGAACGCCGACGGGGTTCGCAAGCGAGCCGGCGCGTTGCCGCGTGAGCCGGGGGTCTACCAGTTCCGAGCCGACGGGACGACCCTCTACGTCGGGAAAGCCGTCGATCTTCGCAGTCGAGTGCGCTCCTACGCCGACCCGCGGAGCGCGCGGATCGGGCGTATGGTCGACCGCGCTGACGAGATCGAGATCGCCGTCACCGACACCGAGACGCAGGCGCTGTTGCTCGAGGCCAACCTGATCAAGCGCCACCAGCCCCGGTACAACGTCCGGCTCAAAGACGACAAGTCGTATCCGATGGTCCAGTTGACGGCCCATGAGGCCCCGCGGATCGAGATCACCCGCGATCCCGCAGAATCAGCGACCGTCTTCGGCCCGTACACGAACAAAGGGCAGGTCGAGACCGTCGTGAAAGCACTGCGGGAAACCTACGGCATCCGCGGCTGTTCGGACCACAAGTACGCGGGTCGCGATCGCCCCTGTCTGGACTACGAGATGGGGCTCTGTACGGCCCCCTGCACGCGAGAGATCGACCTCGAGAGCTACGCCGAGGACGTGACTGCCGTCAAGCGCTTCCTCGAGGGCGAGACGGGCGTCCTCGCGGACCCGCTGCGCCGGGAGATGGAAACTGCCGCCCAGAACCAACAGTTCGAACGCGCGGCGAATCTCCGAGACCGACTCGAGACCGTCGAAGCCTTCCACGGCGCGGGTGGCGAGGCGATCCAGTCGGTCGGCGACGAGCGCACCGTCGACATCCTCGGGGTCGCCATCGAGGGCGACGACGCCACGGTTGCGCGACTGCGCGCCGAGCGCGGCAAACTGGTCGACCGGGATCGACACACGCTCGAGGCACCGGGGGCAGACCCGAGTCACGCGGCCCCTGACGCCGACACCGCTACCGGCACCGATACCGACACCAACGCCGACGGCGGCACCCCGACCGTCCTCGCCGCCTTCGTCGTCCAGTACTACGCCGAGCGCGACCTGCCCGATGCTCTGCTCTTGCCCGAACGCCACGGCGACAGCGAGGTCACGGCGTGGCTCGAGGCCGAAGGCGTTTCGGTTCGGGTCCCCGGCGCCGGTCGGGAAGCCAAACTTGTCGAACTCGCGCTCAAGAACGCCCGGCGGAACGTCGGCGGCCGTGACGAGTGTGCCATGTTAGCCGACGCGCTCGAACTCGAGTCGGCCCGCCGGATCGAGGGATTCGACGTGAGCCACGCGCAGGGCACCGCCGCAGTCGGCAGCAACGTCACCTTCGTCGAGGGCAGCGCCGAGAAGGCCGACTACCGGCGGAAGAAACTTACTGACCAGAACGACGACTACGACAACATGCGAGCCTTGCTCGAGTGGCGTGCTCGCCGCGCCGTCGAGGAACGAGACGACCGGCCCGACCCCGATCTGTTGCTGATCGACGGCGGCGAGGGCCAACTCGAGGCCGCCCGCGATGCGCTGGCCGAGGTGGGCTGGGACGTGCCGGCGGTCGCGCTCGCGAAAGCCGAGGAGCGCGTCATCACGCCCGACCGCCAGTTTTCGTGGCCGAGCGACGCGCCCCACCTGCACCTCCTCCAGCGGGTGCGCGACGAGGCCCATCGCTTTGCGGTCCAGTACCACCAGACGATCCGTGACGAGGTGTCGACGGTGTTAGACGACGTCCCCGGCGTCGGTCCCGAGACGCGAAAGCGGCTGCTGGGCCGGTTCGGCAGCGTCGAGAACGTTCGGGAGGCGAGCCTCGAGGACTTACAGAGCGTTTCCGGTGTCGGCGAGCGGACGGCCGAGACGATCAAGTCGCGACTGTAG
- a CDS encoding ABC transporter ATP-binding protein: protein MPAISVDTLTKSYGQTLALSDLSFEVEEGEVFGFLGPNGAGKSTTINVILDFIRPTAGQVTVLGLDAQAHSREIRSRTGVLPEGVETYDRLTARQHLEFAIDSKGADDDPEALLERVGLRDAIDKKAGGYSKGMSQRLMLAMALVGEPELLILDEPSTGLDPNGAREMREIVREENERGATVFFSSHIMEQVEAVCDRVGILRDGEMVAVDSVSGLRDSVGGGTSLRITVDRIDDDALQAVRSLPDVTNAAVDGQTPPTLVVQVDGSKTTVLSTLEDHGIEVQDFSTSEASLEDVFQSYTTDAEVTAR from the coding sequence ATGCCAGCTATCAGCGTCGATACGCTGACCAAGTCCTATGGCCAGACGCTCGCACTCTCGGACCTCTCCTTCGAGGTCGAAGAGGGCGAAGTGTTCGGCTTCCTTGGTCCCAACGGCGCCGGCAAGTCGACGACGATCAACGTGATCCTCGACTTCATCCGGCCGACCGCCGGACAGGTAACGGTGCTTGGGCTCGACGCCCAGGCCCACAGCCGCGAGATCCGCTCGCGGACCGGTGTCCTCCCCGAAGGTGTCGAGACGTACGACCGGCTGACGGCACGGCAACACCTCGAGTTCGCCATCGACTCGAAAGGTGCCGACGACGATCCCGAAGCCCTCCTCGAGCGCGTCGGCCTCCGCGACGCCATCGACAAGAAGGCCGGCGGCTACTCGAAAGGGATGTCCCAGCGGCTCATGCTCGCGATGGCGCTGGTCGGCGAGCCCGAACTGCTGATCCTGGACGAACCCTCGACGGGCCTCGACCCCAACGGCGCTCGCGAGATGCGCGAGATCGTCCGCGAGGAGAACGAACGCGGCGCGACGGTGTTTTTCTCGAGTCACATCATGGAGCAGGTCGAAGCAGTCTGTGACCGGGTCGGCATCCTGCGCGACGGCGAGATGGTCGCCGTTGACTCGGTATCGGGGCTGCGCGACTCCGTCGGCGGCGGAACGAGCCTGCGAATTACCGTCGACCGAATCGACGACGACGCGCTGCAGGCGGTTCGCTCGCTGCCGGACGTCACGAACGCTGCCGTCGACGGTCAGACCCCGCCGACGCTGGTCGTTCAGGTCGACGGCTCGAAAACGACCGTCCTCTCGACGCTCGAGGACCACGGTATCGAGGTGCAGGACTTCTCGACGAGCGAGGCCTCGCTCGAGGACGTCTTCCAGTCGTATACGACGGACGCGGAGGTGACGGCCCGATGA